The Acropora muricata isolate sample 2 chromosome 7, ASM3666990v1, whole genome shotgun sequence genomic interval TGCACGTTTTGCTGGTATATCGGGTAATGTGAGTATAGGCGTAAGTGTAGGTTTGGGACACAATTTTATGTACCATTtctactgtaaaaaaaaaaacaaaagaaaaacaaacagaaaaactcAATAGGTTTTTCCATTGTGTTTCTGAGATGAGGACCCTCGAGGTGCAAACTAACTGGCCTGGTTGGAGCAAACTTAGGGGCAGAAAAAGCGGGAAGTGGATTACCAggatattttcttgttttagtttattatttttttctcgtttttgaCCTAAGGTTAATTACCTAACATATCCTACTTACTGTTTTCATCCAAACTCCACGTCTTTAGAAACTCATTTTTCTCCAGTtagttttttgcttttgtttgcaaCATAGTAAACGTGACTGAATTAGTTTTCTGTCtttgaacattattttttttataggcCTTGGAGTTGAAGAAGCTTTCATCACATTATTAAATGAGTGGAGAAACCTACAAAATGTGACTGAAATATGTAGAGTTTCATCAGTCCATAAGTGGTCCTTCGTAGAGCCCACACCATTTGACACTTAGCTGCGATACACTCAATAAATCGTTTTTTCTCGTTAAATTTACCTTACTCCAGAAAAGCTGCACTTAAAAAATTTACTGCTACTATGCCGCGAAGCATGATTGAAGCTATGAGGAAACGTTTCAAAAAAGCTTTATATGAAGGAGAGCAGCTGTTGTAACAGCGAGCTCAAGCAACACGACACAACAAAGGGGGTTCATTTACACTGATAAGAGAGTTCGGCCTACCGTAGATGGCTTATATGCCAGAGCTAATAAGCTTCCAGATATCTGCCTCACGACAAGCGGGGTAGGAGGATATGTCGTCAACTGGAACGTTTTGACTTTTGGTAGCAGAGGAAAATGGGAGAAAAGAGGAAATATCTCTCAaatcaacaaactcaacccaaacATGACGCTCAGTAAGGGATCGAATCCAGCTCATATTGGCAGAGGGCGAGTGATCTCACCACATTGTCAATCATACTCTATTGATACACATTTTACTGGCCAATGAAAGGtataatttctaaagaaactgcaatGGTGCCGTGTCGGTGAGAAAGTGAACCCAGAAATTTGGTGGCAAAAGATAAACTCTGAACAAAGGCTAGGAGAAATATCTCttaaaccaacaaactcaaccaaaaCATGACGACGAGTACAGGATCGAAACCATGTCGTTTCGGTAGAGCACGAGTCAGTGATATTCCTCTGTTAAACATATTACTGGCCAGTGAAAGGGTCAGTTTCCAAGGAAATTGTGGCGACTTGTCGGTGGGGAAGTGGATCCTAAAATTTTGTGGCGAACTATTTTCTTTGACAAAGTTGTTCATACATGGTGCTTGCCATCGTTGAACAATTATTCAAGAGACGCGCTGGGTATGAAATGATAGataaaatcattttattttcagtACACCGAAgtagaataactgttttagtaaagaCTCCAGGTTTGCATTGGCTTTTATTGACCActtttctcagagctgcaaaaatgtTCTAACTCGCTTTATTGTTGACGCGTTCCATGACCATGTTAGGTCAGAAGGTATAtacaacaattattccattcgcagttgttggatatgaagtgattatAACGCGCTCgttggttataatcacttcatatccagcaacggcgaatggaataattgttttagtaaattcccAAACCGGGTTTTTGCaccgatttttatttccacaattttacaaagcgTCCGGAAAGAGCATAAAACTTCTGGTCACACACGCCCCGACTCCcgccatcacctgattattacataacaaaaagctgaatgaaagtgacCGCTACGCAAACGACAATCTGTCGTCAACTGGTAGCGAAAAGCAAGCTCGAATTATTTAACCGGTGAAATACAAGGCAAACAGAGGATTTTGGAGgttttcaagtgtttttaaGTGGTGCACTATTTTCCATATGACGTAAGACTCTGACTATTGCCTCATAGCCGgagttttttagccaatcaaaaagttaGAAATGTTATGAAATAGTCAGagctgagaatttactaaaaacTGATATTCGTTGTCCGGCGAGccaaatgaaaatgctggaaatctgatatccgtagtTCAGTTTGTAGTAATATTTATCATCTTTTCTCAGGGTTTTGCCCGCTCTTGGCCTAATTATTAGTCCCCAGTTCCTTCTAAATGCATATTAATTAGTGTCCAGTTCCTTTTCAGTCGGTGCCACAGTAGCGAAGATGACACTGATGTCCAGGATATGTTCCACTGAAGTAATACAGATAGTACCCACTGCAGTTCCGTACTTGAATGTTGACGGACCATCGGCAACAATTTGAACTCCAGTGGAAACATACCCGTCGTGTCACGTTACCCTCGTGTTTTTCGGGATGAGCGCCACTTAGCCATCCCGTGGCGTGTGTCCCGCATTGGTTAGATGAGATGCATGAAGTGGGCATTTTTGTTCCTGCGTCTCCTTGGAAACGAAACCATGCAGGCCCAAGAGTGTTGTCGCAAAGGAGAGGATTATCATCGTTTGTCACTTTTCTGTCGGCATTGCTCAATACTTGGTAGTTTTGAcattctgaaaaacaaaaaagtaattaGATTCTGAATCCCGATGCAAAGACCGTAGTTCCATGGCAGATTTTTGTACCGACAAAAGAGCAAAAGCTATTACGCCCCCACCCctcttaaaaaaatgaaataaccaaaggaaaacaaaagaaaccagGATGAACTTTACTGTTATGAAACGTCGCAATAAAACACGCGCCAcaagtaaagaaaaatttttacgAAGAGTTTGCGACAAAATGCCAGCATTACGACACATTCATAATgctgggtaaaaaaaaaaaaaagagaaaaaacgtCACTTTGTGGCCAAATTATCCCACTCCAGTTGTCAGTAATTATTCTGTCGTCAATCTCTTAGGCAAACTAGTGCGCCGTTACATGGAGTCTACGCAAAGTTGGAGACAAAAAATAGTTTTGTTGCACAACAGACGAAAAACAGGCGTGCTGCACATGCAGTTAAATATGCACGCGCTGTACGATATGCACGTGCAAGCTGATACACACGTGCAACCCTTTCTAGAAGACAACAGAGAATCACAACACTCACAAtcgtttttttgtgttttttttaagatgctgaaaagaaaaatgttaccaggaaataattttttcactCCTATACaagttaaatttaaattaacttCCTTACAATCAATCTATTATCATATCTGaagacattctcaatataatTATATCAACGCAATCAACGCAATAGGAAGGCCACCTGTAGCTAATACATTATAGTATTCGAATTAATATTGTGCCTAAAGAAAGGTGGTTAGGCCAAATGGAATACTTGAGTGAGTAATTTCATATACATTACAAATATCAGCTTTTGCTGAAAGAATTTCATGAAATACTTGCCGTCTGGAATGCAATAATTCAGGCCGTCTCCACGGTAACCAGACTTGCAGGTGCACTTGTATGAGCCAAGTGTATTTGTACAAATAGCAGTTCCATTGATACAATTGTGAATTCCGCTGGCACATTCATCGATATCTTACAAAAGtgcaaaagaaagaataaaaagataTATATTCGGGGATAGAAAGTTATATCGATCTGCAATAGACCctatcggctaactcaatgttgtacccaattcaaaccctttgggaataaaacgttttgtttcaggaatttccatatcatttaaatgtgaatgccacattctaatgcaaatgcaacacacaaagaatcttaaccccgggagatttgaagtGGGTACAACacgagttagccgattaggtctatggAATGTGACCTATCAATTTACGGTGCTTTGCTAATTTTGCACCATGTTTATGTCTTTACACGTACGCAGAAAGCGAATTTTCCTCTTGAGACAAACAACGTACTTTAGGTTCGTGATTGCCATGTATCCAAAGTTAATTGCACACTCAGGCTTGAAAGCATTCTGAATTACATTGTTTTTGTCAACTTAAAAGTAATTATGGATGGCGAGGCTCACAAATGCCTGATAAAATCTCACCTCCTGTGCGCATGTCACAGGACACCAATGTAACTTGGCCGGGTTTGATGGAATCAAGCCAATAGTTATCGCTGACCGCACTGGCTCCTTCGCTCGCCTTGATCTCAAGACAGGACGTAGCGGGTACGTCTTTTATGGAACCCAAGGAAACTGCAAAGTGGGGAAAAgcatgaggattttgcataacAAAATGGAAAAACGAAAagatagtgatgatgatgataacaaaaataataataaaactgagatgtaaaaacaaaggaaagcacaaaaaaagcaaacaaacaaactaaagcCAATACACCCACGTAATGATATTCCAGGCATATTACGTACACAAAGTGTCCTCCTGACCCCaagcataaaaagaaaaaggaatatGATGATTATAGTTATAACTGaaatgtaaaaacaaacaaacaagggacGTCGAATACACTGACGTAATGATAGTCTAAACATGTTATATATACGTCAGAAAAAGTGTACCTGACCCCAAGCATAAACAGAACCCAAACCAAACAGCACTAAATAAATTTCTGTCGCCTAAGGGGACACCGTAGAATAACTTGACCCATACGTGCGTAATGCTCTTTTTGGAGCTTTATTGGACATGTAAAAGAATTATAAAGCAAAATACAAAAAGCGAAGAAAATGCAagtaaagaaacaaattaaatgtCCACACTTGAAAGATTCTCTTGGTAATTCGCTAATAGCACTGATCTCTAACTCGATTCCTCTTTCACTAGGTCTTGTCAGATACACCCGATCCACATCTTGAACATAATCTTCTGGTCTGGCTTCTTTTGTCCGGTTGTTCAACTCGCACAAATGACGGCTTATAACGTAGTTAATGCTCTGGCAACGGATGTCGGAGTTACATAACAGACTGCAGGCCAAGATGTTTGCAGCGTTGCTTTCTTGAAACACGTGACCCCTCAACATCGTACCGTATACGGATTGCACACGTTTACACTGTAGGTTGTCTGCGCATGCTTGAAGAGAAATGGTCAGAAATATGACCACTGCCGCGTAACAATGAGGTTTCTTGACCATTTTCCAAATCAGGAAGCGAGTAGTACCAAAAGGaactaaaataagaaaaagaaaaaaaacaaaacaaaacagtggTAGAGAAATTAAGCAGACTAAAATATCAAAGGTGAAATTTGTGCTAGTTACAGAATTATCAGAAATCTTGCGGTCATTCCAGAACGGTAGATGTGCTCATGTTTTTAGAAGAGCAACAGCTGCGAGTAAGGCCATGGACAACTTTACAAAACGATAATAGAAAGATAAAGTAACCATGACGACCACAGCGAagagaatgtcacaaatttgcatatttaatgatgaaaaagaatagttttgcacgctttcaAGTACGTGCGTTTACCATTCTGAACATTTCACAACCGTTTCCATACTAAAACGACAgtaaaatgactttttttgcttttgtgtcaAGCACATGCAATAGGAGTTGAGTGCAAATTtgcgtttttttctttccattcccAAGTCCCTCAATTTAATTTTGGGATATGTAGCTATTTAACATGAAATGTGCAGCAATTTAATCCCGGGATATGTATTTTTGCGCGCCAAATGATttaatcgtgctgcacatgtTGCACGAGCCTTGATGGATTTCTTTGCCTTTGTCtgtaaaacaacaacatgacccCAACCCTAGCGTTAACAGCAAACATTCAACTTTTTATCTGTATTTGGAGCCCCAAAACATTCGTTAATTTTCTAGGAGGCAAACGTTAGGACGtaggataatcgcaaaatacaTACATAATACTAGGAAAACTTTTGCAAATGAGCTCGTGCGCTATACGGAAGGCTGCAGCCGAAATGAAAACGAATATCAGacgaatgcttttttttttgttgttgtttatttggggacaaaatatcttttttGATAGATAAAATAAAGACTAAAATCTACAAACTGTCTGCAGGTTTGCATTTTGATCGCAAGATTTGGCGCCTGAGAGCAGGCCGGGTTGAAACAAAAGGGTTCATGCACGTATTACTTTGCAAgcgaatttaaaaatttaagaGAACGCAACGCCAAAACCCATCTCACCAGAAAAATTTCTCGTTTACTTTGCGCAATGCGTGGGACTGAGTATCCTCAAAGTTGCTTGGCACGGGCGGCTTGGAAGTAAATATATGGACTGAAGGGTTTGTTTATTGTCAAGAGGTTTGGATGGTcgttaaaacaaacaacaaacttcCGAATTGATATAACTGCATTTCAGTGCGGCTGAGAAGACTATTGTACAAAAAGTGAGTGTCCGTGGAACACGCCGGAGAAGATTTTGTCATTAAACCAATCATATAATCGAGATTGCCGTTGCCTTTAActtcattttttctttaacttcC includes:
- the LOC136923013 gene encoding uncharacterized protein, with product MVKKPHCYAAVVIFLTISLQACADNLQCKRVQSVYGTMLRGHVFQESNAANILACSLLCNSDIRCQSINYVISRHLCELNNRTKEARPEDYVQDVDRVYLTRPSERGIELEISAISELPRESFKFSLGSIKDVPATSCLEIKASEGASAVSDNYWLDSIKPGQVTLVSCDMRTGDIDECASGIHNCINGTAICTNTLGSYKCTCKSGYRGDGLNYCIPDECQNYQVLSNADRKVTNDDNPLLCDNTLGPAWFRFQGDAGTKMPTSCISSNQCGTHATGWLSGAHPEKHEGNVTRRVCFHWSSNCCRWSVNIQVRNCSGYYLYYFSGTYPGHQCHLRYCGTD